GAGATTGGCTTTCAGCGGTCCAAAGTTCAGTTTTATCCCGGCATTGGCATCTCTTCCTTGTGCCTCAAGTGCCAGCCCGATGTTCTTCGTAAAGTTTATCTCCAAGCCACCAAATAAACCTACCGCCCACTGGTGCTGCTCGTCAAAAAGGATATCCAAGTTGAGATACTTGGAGGTCGACCCATAGCCGATATTGCGTCCTCTCCCAATTCCGGCATGGACTCTAACAAACCTGTTGAACAACGGCACACTGGCAACCACAAACGGTGAGGGTCTTTCCATCTGCCGGTTCTCATATTTCCAGTCAGGCCAGGCATCCTCAAGACCATGACCAACCGGTGAGACATAGGAATGAAGTCCAATGTCGTGAACCCCAAGTGCAAGGGAAAGCGGCGATTTATCGCTTGATAGAATCTGATAACTTGCACCCAAAACATAATCCTGCAAAGTATATGCGGTCAGGGCAAGTTCAAACCGGTTGAAAGGCGAAAAGCGCAATCCTGCACCCGCTTCAAGATTAGGGTAGTTATGACCCAAATCTGGCAACGGATAACTTCCAACCAGGGTAAGCGCCAGTGAGCCCCTGGGCAGAACATCCGCAGTCGGAGCGTCAATCAATAGTGCGGTACGGTCAAACTGTGCCGGTGCGTGGGCAGCAAGGACAAAAAGTCCCAGCACCACCACCGATAGGCATCTCCTGTGTTTTTTGTTCATTTTACGCCTCCTTTTATTATAAACCTGAAGCGGTGGGCACTTGGTCCAGATTGTACTTATCTGGCTGATAATTCGGAACCAGGTTCTTGAGTTCAGCCTTGATTTGCTCAAGGTCCTGATTTCCTAAAAGCCTCTCCAGCCGCTTCAGAAATTCACTCATCTCAGCATACTGATAATTATTTGAAATCTTCGCCTTAAAGATTCTCTCCTTTATGGTTGCCGTCGTTCCTTCTTCAGCGGTCAAAATCTCTTCATAATCCTTTTCACCTGGTCTTCTCCCTTTAATTATTATAGGGATATCTCTTTCAGGTTCAAGTCCAGCAGCGCGAATCACGCTCTCGGCAAGGTCCTTGATCCGCACCGGTCTGCCCATATCAAGCACAAAAACCTCACCACCATTGCCAATTGCGGCTGCCTGCATCACCAAAAGCACCGCCTCGCTTGTGAGCATAAAGTATCTTTTCATCTCCGGGTCGGTAAGATAGATTGGCTGGCGCCTGTTCACCGCATCAACAAAAAGGGTTAGAACACTACCCCGACTCGCCAGGACATTGCCAAACCTCACCGAAACAAACCTCACATCACCCAGCCCGTTCATTGCGGTGACAAGCATTTCACCCAGCCTCTTTGTTGCGCCCATCACACTGGTGGGATTGACCGCCTTGTCGGTTGAGATGTAGACAAAACTATCAATTCCATATCTCACCGCAGCCCGCGCTACGATGTGGGTGCCAAGAACATTCACCTTTATCCCCTCTAAGGGATAGAACTCAAGAATCGGCACATGCTTGTAAGCCGCAGCATGGAAAACAATTTCGGGCTTTGTCTTTTCAAAAGCCCGGTTCACCTCATCCTCATGGGTAATGTCGCCAAGAAAAGGATAGATATTGACCTCAGGATGGTTCTTCCGCAACTCCTCCTCAATATAGAAAAGGTTGGAATCGTCCCGTTCAAAGAGAATAATTTTCTCGGGATGAAACCGGGCAATCTGGCGGCAA
The DNA window shown above is from candidate division WOR-3 bacterium and carries:
- a CDS encoding OmpA family protein — translated: MNKKHRRCLSVVVLGLFVLAAHAPAQFDRTALLIDAPTADVLPRGSLALTLVGSYPLPDLGHNYPNLEAGAGLRFSPFNRFELALTAYTLQDYVLGASYQILSSDKSPLSLALGVHDIGLHSYVSPVGHGLEDAWPDWKYENRQMERPSPFVVASVPLFNRFVRVHAGIGRGRNIGYGSTSKYLNLDILFDEQHQWAVGLFGGLEINFTKNIGLALEAQGRDANAGIKLNFGPLKANLALTKIEGLIFPKDKDDKFGRVALGLTYQIDNLLGPKAPAPSPYPAPEVVPETVAVETVPPTRIELANIYFDFDKSDIRPGDAEILRGNAEQISSLIKAGKKPVVTIEGHCCPIGTSEYNMALGWRRAESAKGYLVNLGIDAGILKTISYGEERIVEHDPAKYYLNRRCEFKLEYK
- a CDS encoding nucleoside-diphosphate sugar epimerase/dehydratase, with translation MVNLRRETVYREGLFAATPWKRTLFYVVSDALIVLFATFLTYAVATQHLPFGFKRFGLVLPFALAGFLFQGGLSFLLNNYNLKWSTFSLSDIPRTILPGIITAVILGFLSGLKLFATLTPWSAITWGLLNTGGIVTVRLSKRFYQEVLRRGLKKKAILVVGSEKGYFLIDVLRRIPYFKYDIVGFVDPDPANRGCVSQGLKVLGTFDEIERIVKRHQVRAAFIFLSSHSEIPLGRVYEQLHNLNVQVKVIPSLADLIESNSRTGAGLVESLAIHQLTGRAPVAVDPEEMERFFANKRVLITGAGGSIGSELCRQIARFHPEKIILFERDDSNLFYIEEELRKNHPEVNIYPFLGDITHEDEVNRAFEKTKPEIVFHAAAYKHVPILEFYPLEGIKVNVLGTHIVARAAVRYGIDSFVYISTDKAVNPTSVMGATKRLGEMLVTAMNGLGDVRFVSVRFGNVLASRGSVLTLFVDAVNRRQPIYLTDPEMKRYFMLTSEAVLLVMQAAAIGNGGEVFVLDMGRPVRIKDLAESVIRAAGLEPERDIPIIIKGRRPGEKDYEEILTAEEGTTATIKERIFKAKISNNYQYAEMSEFLKRLERLLGNQDLEQIKAELKNLVPNYQPDKYNLDQVPTASGL